The Megachile rotundata isolate GNS110a chromosome 11, iyMegRotu1, whole genome shotgun sequence genome includes a region encoding these proteins:
- the LOC105663028 gene encoding odorant receptor 65a-like, which yields MPINGTRPKQQLFGACYVFVEADDHFAAVFLHLGWTTFLSVYNISIVDSLYILIIHHVCGLFDVCGYQIEVATQDPELRYDQFKQCVMTHHKALKFFDNLQECSQNMFLLLIALNMTLISMTAVQILMHMDQPLDSTRFILFFLCSHFHLYVVSLFGQIILNHSTILAERIYNCNWYEVPIKFQKLLCIMMGRCNKPCILSAGGLYDMNMENYGKAVKTCMSYFTMFLSMRE from the exons ATGCCTATCAATGGAACTCGACCGAAGCAACAACTATTTGGTGCATGTTACGTATTTGTAGAGGCTGATGATCACTTTGCCGCCGTATTTCTACATTTGGGTTGGACCACATTCCTGTCGGTCTACAATATCTCTATCGTAGATTCGTTATACATACTAATCATTCATCACGTTTGTGGATTGTTTGACGTGTGCGG ATATCAGATCGAAGTAGCAACACAAGACCCTGAATTGCGATACGATCAGTTCAAGCAATGCGTGATGACTCATCATAAAGCTCTGAA GTTTTTCGACAATCTACAGGAATGTAGCCAGAATATGTTTCTTTTGCTGATTGCGTTGAACATGACGCTTATCAGCATGACAGCCGTGCAA ATACTTATGCACATGGATCAACCTCTGGACAGTACCAGATTCATTCTGTTCTTTCTGTGCTCACACTTTCATTTGTACGTCGTCAGCCTGTTCGGGCAAATCATACTGAACCACAGTACAATATTAGCGGAAAGAAT ATACAACTGCAACTGGTACGAGGTACCGATCAAGTTCCAGAAATTGCTTTGCATTATGATGGGAAGGTGCAACAAACCTTGCATTTTGAGCGCGGGAGGACTGTACGATATGAACATGGAGAACTATGGAAAA GCAGTGAAAACGTGCATGTCGTACTTCACCATGTTTCTGTCCATGAGGGAGTGA
- the LOC100878543 gene encoding odorant receptor 65a-like produces the protein MLTRELPVLEKTTAQGSRLARLYRVTLIGATLGFIYIPLINPTLDLLMPINGTRPKEPLFGVCYVFMKADDHFAAVFLHLGWTTFVTVYNVSIVDSLYILIIHHVCGMFDVCGYQIETATQEPELRYDQFKQCVMTHHKALLFFDKLQECSQNMFLLLVALNMILISMTAVQILMHMDQPLDSTRFILFFLCAQFHLYIVSLFGQIILNHSTILAERIYNCNWYEVPIKFQKLLCMMIGRCNKPCILSAGGLYDMNMENYGKAVKACMSYFTMFLSMRD, from the exons ATGCTGACGAGAGAACTACCGGTGCTAGAGAAGACTACTGCGCAGGGGAGTAGACTTGCACGGTTGTACAGag TCACCTTAATCGGAGCTACACTAGGATTCATATATATTCCCTTAATAAATCCGACACTGGATTTACTAATGCCTATTAATGGAACTCGACCGAAGGAACCTCTGTTTGGTGTCTGTTACGTATTTATGAAAGCTGATGATCATTTTGCCGCTGTATTTCTACATTTGGGTTGGACCACATTCGTGACGGTCTATAATGTCTCTATCGTAGATTCGTTATACATACTAATCATTCACCACGTTTGTGGAATGTTTGACGTTTGCGG ATATCAGATCGAAACAGCAACACAAGAGCCTGAATTGCGGTACGATCAGTTCAAGCAATGCGTCATGACTCATCATAAGGCTCTGCT GTTTTTCGACAAACTACAGGAATGCAGCCAGAATATGTTTCTTTTGCTGGTTGCGTTGAACATGATACTCATCAGCATGACTGCCGTGCAA ATACTTATGCACATGGATCAACCTCTGGACAGTACCAGATTCATTCTGTTCTTTCTGTGCGCACAATTTCATTTGTACATCGTCAGCCTATTCGGGCAAATCATACTGAACCACAGCACAATATTAGCAGAAAGAAT ATACAACTGCAACTGGTACGAGGTACCGATCAAGTTCCAGAAATTGCTTTGCATGATGATAGGAAGGTGCAACAAACCTTGCATTTTGAGCGCGGGAGGACTGTACGATATGAACATGGAGAACTATGGAAAA GCAGTGAAAGCGTGCATGTCGTACTTCACCATGTTTCTGTCGATGAGGGACTGA